The following nucleotide sequence is from Chromobacterium rhizoryzae.
AGCTCGCCTCCAGCTGCGGATGGCGTTGCAGGAAACGGGTCAACAGCGGCGCGATATGGCTTTGGCCGTAAGCCAGCGGCGCGGTCAGCTTGAGCTTGCCCTGCGGCTGCGCCTGATGGCGCGAGATCGCCTGTTCCGCCTCCTCCAGCGAATCCAGCAGCTGCCGGCAGTGGCGCAGATACAACGCGCCGATCTCGGTCAGCGCCTGATGACGGGTGGTCCGGTACAGCAATTTGGCGCCCAAGCGCTGCTCCAGCTGCGTGACCTGGCGGCTGACCTGGGCGACGGAAATGCCCAGCGCCAGGGCCGCCTTGGTGAAACTGCCCTGTTCCGCCACGCTGACGAACTCGCAGATGCCTTCCCAACCCAGCATTATTCCACCTCGGAAAAAATCATTTACCAATTGCCACGATTATCTATTCAAACCCGAGAAATACAATCAAAGTTTTGCCGTCGCCCGGCCTATGGCCCGCGGCGGCGATCCAATACCAAGGAGGGCTCATGAGCCAGGACATCATCAAGTGCAAGGCCGCCGTGGCCTGGGCCGCCGGCCAGCCGCTGAGCATAGAAGAAGTGGAAGTGCAGCCGCCGCGCGCCGGCGAGGTGCGGGTGAAGATGGTGGCCACCGGCGTCTGCCACACCGACGCCTTCACCCTGTCCGGCGAAGACCCGGAAGGCGTGTTCCCCTGCATCCTGGGCCATGAAGGCGGCGGCATCGTCGAATCCGTCGGCCCCGGCGTCAGCAGCGTGGCGGTGGGCGATCACGTGATCCCGCTGTACACCCCGGAATGCCGCGAGTGCAAATTCTGTCTGTCCGGCAAGACCAATCTGTGCCAGAAGATCCGCGCCACCCAGGGCAAGGGCCTGATGCCGGACGGCAGCACCCGCTTCTCCAAGGACGGCAAACCCATCTATCACTATATGGGCACGTCCACCTTCGCCGAATACACGGTGCTGCCGGAAATCTCGCTGGCCAAGGTCAATCCGGCCGCGCCGCTGGAAGAGGTCTGCCTGCTGGGCTGCGGCGTCACCACCGGCATGGGCGCGGTGATCAACACCGCCAAGGTCAAGGCCGGCGACAGCGTGGCCATCTTCGGCCTGGGCGGCATCGGCCTGTCCGCCATCATCGGCGCGCGCATGGCCGGCGCCGGCCGCATCATCGGCATCGACATCAACGAGAGCAAGTTCGAACTGGCCAAAAAGCTGGGCGCCAGCGATTGCGTCACCCCCAACGATTTCGACAAGCCCATCCAGGACGTGATCGTGGACATGACCGACGGCGGCGTCGACTTCTCCTTCGAATGCATAGGCAACGTCAAGGTGATGCGCGCGGCGCTGGAGTGCTGCCACAAGGGCTGGGGCGAATCGGTGATCATAGGCGTGGCCGGCGCCGGGCAGGAAATCTCCACCCGCCCGTTCCAGCTGGTCACCGGCCGGGTATGGCGCGGCTCCGCCTTTGGCGGCGTGCGCGGCCGCAGCGAGCTGCCGGACTACGTGGAGCGTTATCTGAAGGGCGAATTCCGCCTGGACGACTTCATCACCCACACCATGCCGCTGGAGCGCGTCAACGAAGCCTTCGATCTGATGCACGAGGGCAAGAGCATCCGTTCCGTGATCCATTACTGAGCCGGAGAGCCGCGTGAACCTGGAAAACATCAGCGCCAACAAATCGTTTGGCGGCTGGCATCGGCAGTATCTGCATGATTCGACGACGCTGGGCTGCCGGATGCGCTTCGCCGTCTACCTGCCGCCGCAGGCCAGCGCCAACCGGCGCGTGCCGGTGCTGTACTGGCTGTCCGGCCTGACCTGCACCGACGAGAACTTCATGCAAAAGGCCGGCGCGCAACGCGTGGCCGCGGAACTGGGAATGGCCATCGTCGCGCCGGACACCAGCCCGCGCGGCGCGGAGGCGGCGGACGACGAAGCGTTCGATCTGGGCCAGGGCGCCGGCTTTTACCTGAACGCCACTCAGGCGCCGTGGGACCGTCACTACCGGATGTACGACTACGTCAGCCGGGAACTGCCGGCGCTGATCGAGGCCAACTTCCCCGTCACCGGACTGCGCGCGGTGTCCGGCCACTCCATGGGCGGCCACGGCGCGCTGATCTGCGCGCTGAAGCGGCCGCAGGACTATGTCTCGGCATCGGCGTTCAGCCCCATCTGCCACCCGGTCAACGCGCCCTGGGGGCAGAAGGCTTTCGCCGCCTATCTGGGCGAAGACCGCGCCGCCTGGGAAGCCTGGGACGCCAGCCTGCTGCTCAAGCACGCGCCGCGGCAACTGCCCCTGCGCGTGGACATTGGTCTGGCCGACAGCTTTCTGGACGTGCAATTGCAGCCGGAGGCGCTGGAGAAGGCGGCGCGGGACTGCGGCTACCCGCTGGAACTGCACCGCCACGCCGAGTACGACCACAGCTATTACTTCGTCGCCAGCCTGATCGAGGAGCAGTTGCGCTTCCACGCGCGCCACCTCGGCTTGTGAGACGGCGGAACGCAAAAAAGCCAGGCATAGCCTGGCTTTTTTGTTGAATCTGGTGGAGGGAGAAGGATTCGAACCTTCGAAGGCAGAGCCGTCAGATTTACAGTCTGATCCCTTTGACCGCTCGGGAACCCCTCCAGAGAGAGGCGGATAATATAGCTCCGCGGCGACGGCGTCAATCACCTGCGCGCAATCCCCTCCGCCGACGCGCCGTCTCCAGCCGCGGATTTGGCAAATCTGCGCGCGCGGACGCTCAAGCGCGCCAAGAAAGCGCGCCGTGCCATTGGCATGATCTCGCCATCGGGGACACGCCCCGACATACGGAGACAAGCCATGCAGACCCTTTCTCTCGCCGCCCTGTGCCTGAGCCTGGCCGCCGCCTTGCTG
It contains:
- a CDS encoding S-(hydroxymethyl)glutathione dehydrogenase/class III alcohol dehydrogenase, which translates into the protein MSQDIIKCKAAVAWAAGQPLSIEEVEVQPPRAGEVRVKMVATGVCHTDAFTLSGEDPEGVFPCILGHEGGGIVESVGPGVSSVAVGDHVIPLYTPECRECKFCLSGKTNLCQKIRATQGKGLMPDGSTRFSKDGKPIYHYMGTSTFAEYTVLPEISLAKVNPAAPLEEVCLLGCGVTTGMGAVINTAKVKAGDSVAIFGLGGIGLSAIIGARMAGAGRIIGIDINESKFELAKKLGASDCVTPNDFDKPIQDVIVDMTDGGVDFSFECIGNVKVMRAALECCHKGWGESVIIGVAGAGQEISTRPFQLVTGRVWRGSAFGGVRGRSELPDYVERYLKGEFRLDDFITHTMPLERVNEAFDLMHEGKSIRSVIHY
- the fghA gene encoding S-formylglutathione hydrolase encodes the protein MENISANKSFGGWHRQYLHDSTTLGCRMRFAVYLPPQASANRRVPVLYWLSGLTCTDENFMQKAGAQRVAAELGMAIVAPDTSPRGAEAADDEAFDLGQGAGFYLNATQAPWDRHYRMYDYVSRELPALIEANFPVTGLRAVSGHSMGGHGALICALKRPQDYVSASAFSPICHPVNAPWGQKAFAAYLGEDRAAWEAWDASLLLKHAPRQLPLRVDIGLADSFLDVQLQPEALEKAARDCGYPLELHRHAEYDHSYYFVASLIEEQLRFHARHLGL